In the genome of Bacillus thuringiensis, the window AAATGAAACTTTTTTAAACATGAAACAAAGTCAAAATAAAAACCCCAATCTCTCTATATTAAAATTGAGAAACTGGGGTTAAGTTACTTAACAATATTTTTCATTTAAAACAAATAACTAATTAATAATCCTGCTGATAACAAGAAGCCGAAAATCGTATTTGTCATCGCTGTTGATTTCATTGCGATGCGCATATATCCAGGATCCTTTGCCCCTTTTTGGAAACTTTGAATTGCAGAAATTGGCTTTCTCAAACCTAGGAACATAACTAATGCCCAAGGGCTTATATAACCCATTAATACAATTACGGCAATCCATAAATACGCAATGAAAAAGGCTACCGCTAGTGTTACCACAGCTTTCTCTCTCCCAAGGAGGATTACTAATGTCTTTCTTCCACCTTTAATATCTTCTTCGATATCTCGGATGTTATTCGACATATTGATTGCACCTACTAAAATTCCAATTGGAATGGAAATCAATACACTTTCAATCGTTACAGTATTCGTTTGAATAAAGAAAGCAATGAGTACAAAACATGTCCCCATTAACAATCCAGAAACTAATTCTCCAAACGGGGTGTACGCAATTGGTAATGGACCGCCTGTATATAAATAGCCAACCGCCATCCCAATTAAACCAATAACTACTAACCACCAGCTACTATTCATACAAATATAAATGCCAATAAAAGCTGCTACGACATACAATAAAAGCGCAACTGTTAACACATTTTTTGGCTTCAATCCATGACGGACAATCCCGCCACCAATGCCAACAGAATCAGCGGTATCTAATCCACGTTTGAAATCATAGTACTCATTAAATAAGTTCGTTGCTATTTGCAGCGCTAAACATGCAAGCATCATCGCAATAAATAAAAGCCAATCAATTTTGGCAACATAAAGTGATGCCACTGTCCCTAAAATTACAGGAGAAAACGTCGCCGTTAACGTATGTGGGCGCGTCATCTTCCATATTAATTTAGCGGAACTAATTTCCTTTTCATTCCCCATAACTCTGTTCAATCTCCCTACATTTTAAGTATAAAATCGCTAGAA includes:
- the menA gene encoding 1,4-dihydroxy-2-naphthoate polyprenyltransferase, with the protein product MGNEKEISSAKLIWKMTRPHTLTATFSPVILGTVASLYVAKIDWLLFIAMMLACLALQIATNLFNEYYDFKRGLDTADSVGIGGGIVRHGLKPKNVLTVALLLYVVAAFIGIYICMNSSWWLVVIGLIGMAVGYLYTGGPLPIAYTPFGELVSGLLMGTCFVLIAFFIQTNTVTIESVLISIPIGILVGAINMSNNIRDIEEDIKGGRKTLVILLGREKAVVTLAVAFFIAYLWIAVIVLMGYISPWALVMFLGLRKPISAIQSFQKGAKDPGYMRIAMKSTAMTNTIFGFLLSAGLLISYLF